Sequence from the Cucumis sativus cultivar 9930 chromosome 1, Cucumber_9930_V3, whole genome shotgun sequence genome:
TCTTGAaatggaaatttaaaattttgcattgTTTTATGTCATTTTGGAACCTCGGTTCCCATTTTAGTTATTGACTGTTCAATAGTTTGTTCATATTCTTTCTCATTCTGATATCGCTACTCTTCATCAACATAGGCCTTCGAATAGCATAggtcttgacatttttaactttcttaAAACCCAACAAgttcaaagaaagaaaacaaaatggtttgATCAAACAAGCCATACTGGTCCAACTTCTAAGGCTACAGTAGTCAAAAGATCCCAAATTTGGCACATAACTTACAAAACCAAACTGAGGATGAGCATAAGGAAATATTGACATTGGGAAACAAAAATGCACAATGGCAATTTATTGAATGACAAACTTCTAACACATCTACTTGACCCCTACTATGGACATGAGAAACTGTAACTTCTGGCTAAGGAGATTGAGATCATCAGAAGAAGAATCTTTCAGGGGGGTAGGTGGCTCGACTCCAACAAAGGAGTAGAGAGCATTCACTTCATCTATGTATGTTCCGATTGGTGTGGCATTGTATCCTATGATCTTCTTCATCGAAACAATATTTTCTCTTATCTTTAACTCGCTTGCTAGTTCCttgcaaaaggaaaaaaaaaaaaaaagaaggctAAGAATTCCATTCGATTCATTTATAGataattgaattcaaaagaCCCAAGGAATTAATTTACCGAAGTTGCAGAAGTAAAAGACATGTAatgtaaaggaaaatgaaattgcaCATTTGGGTTTTGAATAATATCATAAAGTTTAGTAAGATCTTTAAAAGAGTTCAAAAGTGATCTCCgatcaatcaaaatttagaagtacCATCCACAGTTTCCAAACCATTTGGATTTCAAGTCAAGAAAAAATctcttcaaattctaaaagtagtaaaaataCCCCTTTCGAAATTCATTCCTTACTTAGTCAAAGTACTAGTGCTAGTGCTATTTCAACGTACATGCAAAAGTGCTATAACTGATTTTGTATAATTGATTTACATATCTTTCAAACTGATTTCGAATTattatgtttgttttcaaaattgatttttgaattaccaaaatattaaattaagcGTTTTTCTAGCAAAAATTATCAATACATAAATAGGGTAATTTCACTTGAAAAGCTTAAGGGCACAACTTTTGTAAGCACATCTCAACCAATtgttaaaacattaatttaaaatgatcgTAGATTTTACTAAAATCAGTTCcaacattttctcttttaaatgaAAGCGATTTTGACGATGTAACAATTCCTTAAGAATTCATTTTAGAATGAATTTTGAGAATTCATCTAAGTCTTAAAACTTTAACACCTAGCCTAACTCACACGAACACTTCGATGGTAAAACGGAAAGCAATTACAAAAGATACAAAACCATGGTACCcaaactaaaactaaatcaACGTCTTTATATATACACTGACCTCATTGGCAGACACTCTATCATCTTTATGGGGAGCATTTGCCTCAACTTTAGGTTCAATAGTCACAGCTGATATAGACAAATCCTCTTCAGATTCAATCACATCAATCATTGTTACTGAAAGAGGTCGTTCAGCTTCCTCAGGCTGGGCAAGCTTGCTTGAGACTGCCATTTAACCAAAACAATGCACAAACTAAATTTGCCAATTCATGTTGATATTATTGCACTCGAGTATCATCACTAGACTTTGTCGATCATTTAATCCTAACCACACATTGATTTGTGTACTACACATCTATCATAAAGGTCAAGTATTCGAATTTCCCACccgaaaagaaaaatcaaacttgtGACTTGTAATAAACAAACCCTTGTTCTAAGCATTCGCTTGCATTCTAACTAACTCTAAGTTAGACCAGCTTTAACTTATATAAACCAGATATCTTCACTAGTGTAAAGTAAATACTTGTGGctatttgcttttttttttttaacattaacaTTATTGTAGAAAAAGTTTGATATGAATCAATTACCTTCAGAAGCTCCATATTCTACATGAGGATGGACAACAGCAGAGTCAACTTCACTCAACAAACCACGGATGCTGTTTTCAGTATAATCACTTGGTTTGGCAACCTCCAACAAAATCTCGAGCTCTCGAACATGATCAACACTTCCATTTGCCTCAGTAAAATCAtcatctctttttccttcatccCGGATTCTTTTGAGCAAACCCCTGGTTTCTTCCAACTGTTCTTGCTCATCTTCAATATCATCATTTACTTCAAATTCTACATCGGTCATTTCAATGACTGTCCCTCGATCTCTACTTTCAATGTTGGGTTCGCGTTCGTCCTCTTCGTCCCCCTGATCTACTGCTACGTAGTTATCCAAATCATCCAAAATTACCCCACTCTTTGTTGTTTCCATCTCATGTTTTTCATCTTCATGGACGATGCCTTCCTTGTAGTCATTTTCCTCCCCTATTTCTTCGTCACCATTTTGGTCAAGTTCTGGGGGTGGGGGCATAGGAAGCCAAACACTCATGAATGCCTCGGTGCAAGCATAAGAGGCAAGGAAGACTCCATAGGGAATTGAAGCTACAAATCCAAAGGCTGACATAATGACCAATGGAGGAAGAACAACAGGAGCAGAGGATATGGCTAAACCAGTGATGAGAAGCTTCTTCCCCACATTGCAACCCTTTTCCAGGACGGAGCGTATCTTTTTACTGCTCAGGACATTACCAGACGACAGTTGTTCTTCCATATTCCAGTCTATGCTGCGATAGCCCTCCATCCTGACAAACGATATGTTAAACACTCAACTATTTTAAGTTTGGTTTCAATTATGATACTTTCAAGGTTGGCCATGGGGTCAATCAATGGCAATATTCCTACAAAATAACACAATCATCTTCGCCTCAGTACTCAACAATTTCTCAACATTTTTCCAAGCCCCAGATCTAATAACTCCATCTATGGTGAGATACAAATCTGAAatgtttcattaattaatcGTGAGAAGGAACAGAcagtaaataacaaattaaaggtAGTGATCTCCCTACATGTCTAATAGATGCATCGATTTAAAACCATGTGGACGAGTATCTATCAAACCCAATGATGAAACTTTGAAGAATTGTAAAACTAATAGtgtaaacatttgaaaattgagtTAGTTTTCTTACAACTTCGCACCATGATTTTCTAAATcctaaataaattagtttttgaaaattaagctcaTGAAGCTCAACTTAAACCTCTAAACCTCTACATTTTTATGTTATGTGTGTTGCCACTTACCACCACTGtttttaaaaccaaaccaaaatttgaaaactaattaaaaaaattatttttgtttttagattttacctaataattcaaattcaaatgttaGTCTAAGAGAAGTAAAAAGCATGGTGAGTAAATCATGAGAAAACAAGCataaattatcttttagtaCAACAAGTTAAGtatttgagatttaaacttagaGGAAATGGATAAAACCCATCAGGACTTTTGCAAAATGAATTACAGATGACAATAAAGCTAAAACACAAGTTCACaacatcataaaaaataaaaacaagactaaaacagaaaaaaaaaaaaaaaagcaaattaAAAAGCTGCAAAAGAGAAAAcccaagaaaaataaaaagaagaagaagaagaagaagaacctgACGAAATGAGGAGGTAATTCATCGGCCATAATCAAACAAGCTCTTCTTCAAACACCTACAGAAGAAGAATTCCATGGCagacaaagagagagagagaagtaaTGGCGGTTGCAGAATGAaacatataaagaaagaatacGGTGTCGTATTGCACTAGAAGCCTTCCACAAACTTAAACGTGGCGGTTTCTTACTCCACCGTCTGTCTTTGAAGTCATAatccttttcttcctttcaagGAAATACTTAGCCTTCCAGTTCCGGAACCCACGTATTCTCCATTAACAGCTGCTACATTGCATAAACATTTGTTAGTGGATGCGGCCGTACTATGGCTTGCAGTTATGTTGGATGTTAAAGTGAGTATTGTTAATTGAGATATAAGTGTGTTAACAATTATGGAGTTTTTCGTGGAGGCATTCAATTCGTGCAATGTTTGGATTGCATTTTCAGTTGaccaaattaaaagataattttaacGGGTTGTTTGGGTTCCAAGTTATCATTCTATAGTTGGGTTATAATAATCTTAACCCACGTTTGAAGTCTAAGTTATGGAAATCCTGGTTTTACGGTTTTTATAATCCTCAGTTTTTCCGTAATCCTCCATTCTTCTGTCCTCAACCCTTCACGAAACATTGTAAAGCATTTAAAAGGTGGGGCTAAGTCAAGTACTCTCTTGGGTTTCGGCCATGAGAAACAAATATGCCTCTTTGGGTGCTTAATTACGTGGTCCGTCAATTGATTTTCTACAACATAGTTGCATTCACTGATGTCAGAAAAACTCCAAGCATCTATTTGGTAAGCTTCAAAGTGCAATCCAAGGAGTATGAGAGCACAGGCTCCAAAAAACATATTGGAGCTAATATAcatatcatttttgttgtgtcTCTATCCATCTTCTTCTATCGGCTCCTTTTTATATACTCTTTGTCTCTCAATTGAAATTAAGTTAGCATTTCGAGTAAAATCTGAAAATAGCGTTTTGGATTCACCCAAACAACAAAAGCACCCGATAGTTTGTTAGAAATCTTTTGGGTGAGaagattttataataaaacaaacattttggttttgaagCACACAAGCGATGATTTCAAAGTTTTCCAACGCAAGGTGTTGActcaacttttatttaatgtgTTCAACTTTAAAACATGTAACTGGTCAAACAATTTTGCTAACCACATCTGGAAAGCTCGTCTGACTTCTTTTAGTAAGTGTGATCCTCGGCGTGTGTTAAAAAAGGTAAGTATTAACATGTTCAATCCACAACCAACTTGATCGCACGCATAAATCGATTGATTTCATTTCAAGAATCGCTGGAGGTCCTCTAAAAAGCAATCCAAAACAAagactaaactaaactaaccCAAATTTACTTTCAATGACGACATAGAACCATAGTTAACGGTTCCTTTTCATGAGGTTTTAAAGTTGTCATGCTTTATTTCTTGTCCTTGCGACTTctgcatttttctttcaaaataggAGCACTTTCTCCAAACAGTCGTCATTTTTCATGTTTCGCTGTTTCTTTTCCTGCTTCAACGTATATATTTGATTGCTCCTTCTGAATTGAGCAATAATTGGGGTGAAATTGATGATTTGGGGTGATGATATGTTTTACTTGGACCATTTAGACATAAACTATACCttgcaaatttaaataataaggTTTACGACCGTATTAAATCTTAGTGGACAACATTATTGAAGCGTTACCTATTAATTTGTCCCAGAACGCCCAAAACTTTTTAAAGGTTATTTGAGTTGTTGAATTGGATCACTGTTGTTTCGATGAACGATGTTGGTTTCAAAGTGTACCTTCTCCAATTCTTGACCCCATTGAGATAGATTCTTTCCGACTATTTTAGCCTAATTCAACTTCGTATGCAAGGTTCTCATGAGAAAACAAGTTGTCGGTGTCCACACAGCCTAACTAACTAACAAGCCAAGACGAAGATCGATACTTCGACTCGATTCGCTATAGCGAAACATTAAACTGTGCATACACTCACGTAATTTAGTATTCTTATCACTATATTATTCTTAAACACATGGAGAGGAATTATTTTCCCTCAAAAGCTCACACTAATTTCCTAGTTTTACCATCGACggtatataataaatatttagaaatcaaCAACTGTTGTTAGGATACCAAtatctttaagaaaaattaactaGTAACGTATTCCGTTTGTGAGTAATAGATCGAAACctatttattagaaaaaaaacaaggatTCAAAGGCaatgaaatttaataatgACGGTGGGATACAATCATTTATCTGATTTtctattacaaataaattatgacGTAGTACTTATTTTGGGTTGGACATAATTATGAATTACTGGAAGCATGAATAACAGGTACAATTGGGATAAAATATAGTCACGACGTGTGTAATCTAAAAGCAATAACAATGACTCTAAATT
This genomic interval carries:
- the LOC105436169 gene encoding uncharacterized protein LOC105436169 isoform X1 — translated: MADELPPHFVRMEGYRSIDWNMEEQLSSGNVLSSKKIRSVLEKGCNVGKKLLITGLAISSAPVVLPPLVIMSAFGFVASIPYGVFLASYACTEAFMSVWLPMPPPPELDQNGDEEIGEENDYKEGIVHEDEKHEMETTKSGVILDDLDNYVAVDQGDEEDEREPNIESRDRGTVIEMTDVEFEVNDDIEDEQEQLEETRGLLKRIRDEGKRDDDFTEANGSVDHVRELEILLEVAKPSDYTENSIRGLLSEVDSAVVHPHVEYGASEVSSKLAQPEEAERPLSVTMIDVIESEEDLSISAVTIEPKVEANAPHKDDRVSANEELASELKIRENIVSMKKIIGYNATPIGTYIDEVNALYSFVGVEPPTPLKDSSSDDLNLLSQKLQFLMSIVGVK
- the LOC105436169 gene encoding uncharacterized protein LOC105436169 isoform X2, translated to MEGYRSIDWNMEEQLSSGNVLSSKKIRSVLEKGCNVGKKLLITGLAISSAPVVLPPLVIMSAFGFVASIPYGVFLASYACTEAFMSVWLPMPPPPELDQNGDEEIGEENDYKEGIVHEDEKHEMETTKSGVILDDLDNYVAVDQGDEEDEREPNIESRDRGTVIEMTDVEFEVNDDIEDEQEQLEETRGLLKRIRDEGKRDDDFTEANGSVDHVRELEILLEVAKPSDYTENSIRGLLSEVDSAVVHPHVEYGASEVSSKLAQPEEAERPLSVTMIDVIESEEDLSISAVTIEPKVEANAPHKDDRVSANEELASELKIRENIVSMKKIIGYNATPIGTYIDEVNALYSFVGVEPPTPLKDSSSDDLNLLSQKLQFLMSIVGVK